A single region of the Leisingera thetidis genome encodes:
- a CDS encoding molecular chaperone GroEL, which translates to MAKLMVHGKTARNCLARGVARLAAAVEPTLGPKGLNAMVDRPVGTPLVTRDGVSIASEIELNDRFENMGAQVVREVSMQTNDVAGDGTTTAIVLANALIQRGVDLTDKGVKPVDLCKGIDLAVARVVDAIDASSLDCDDHPEYLEAVARVSSTDPKLGGLVAEAFRRVGRDGVISADFGVTIETTMDVVEGMSFERGYISHHMVTDREHMEAVLRNPLILLTDQKILKPEMLDSAISIANAKNRPLLIVAEEIAPEVVVKLLENGGAGRYLIVHPPEYGHWRSAMMDDLAILTGGEVLARDLGKKIETVTLAQLGGAEMVRSHASGTSVLRGEGDPEAITARRNQVQRQHDVAPPNIEKDKLRERLSKLTGGSAIIYAGGFTPVEQKRTIQLIEDALCAVQAAAEDGVVAGGGTALAQISGCLDTLDALGDVAKGIQLVRSILTEPVRRIARNAGADVAAVAHAVAEGPPGHGYNAATGTYGNMFESGIVDPARVPASALVNAASVATLILTTETLVGDLEEGEADPTEGPARGGGAELLGRA; encoded by the coding sequence ATGGCTAAACTCATGGTACACGGCAAGACCGCCCGCAACTGTCTGGCCCGCGGTGTCGCGCGGCTTGCGGCAGCGGTAGAACCGACGCTCGGGCCCAAGGGGCTGAATGCAATGGTGGACCGCCCGGTGGGCACCCCGCTGGTGACCCGCGACGGGGTCAGCATTGCCTCGGAGATCGAACTCAACGACCGCTTCGAGAACATGGGCGCCCAAGTGGTGCGCGAGGTTTCGATGCAAACAAATGACGTGGCGGGGGACGGTACGACTACCGCCATCGTGCTGGCCAACGCACTGATCCAGCGTGGCGTGGATTTGACCGATAAGGGTGTCAAGCCAGTCGATCTCTGCAAGGGGATCGACCTGGCGGTTGCGCGGGTGGTCGACGCGATAGATGCCTCCTCGCTCGATTGCGACGACCACCCGGAGTACCTTGAGGCGGTGGCGCGCGTGTCGTCGACTGATCCCAAGCTGGGCGGGCTGGTGGCCGAAGCCTTTCGCCGGGTGGGCCGCGATGGCGTCATCTCGGCCGACTTCGGCGTCACCATTGAAACCACGATGGACGTGGTCGAAGGCATGTCTTTCGAGCGTGGCTACATCTCGCACCACATGGTCACCGACCGCGAGCACATGGAGGCGGTGCTGCGCAACCCGCTGATCCTGCTGACAGACCAGAAGATCTTGAAGCCCGAGATGCTGGACTCCGCCATCTCGATTGCCAATGCCAAGAACCGCCCGCTTCTGATCGTCGCGGAAGAGATCGCGCCAGAGGTGGTGGTCAAGCTGCTGGAGAACGGCGGCGCGGGGAGATACCTGATCGTGCATCCGCCGGAATACGGCCATTGGCGCTCCGCCATGATGGACGACCTTGCGATCCTGACAGGCGGCGAGGTTCTGGCCCGCGATCTGGGCAAGAAGATCGAGACCGTCACGCTGGCGCAGCTGGGCGGGGCGGAAATGGTCCGCTCACACGCATCCGGCACCTCGGTGCTGCGCGGCGAGGGCGATCCGGAGGCGATTACCGCCCGCCGCAACCAGGTCCAGCGCCAGCATGACGTGGCCCCGCCGAACATCGAGAAGGACAAGCTGCGCGAGCGGCTGTCGAAACTCACGGGCGGCAGCGCGATCATCTATGCAGGCGGTTTCACCCCGGTCGAGCAGAAGCGCACGATCCAGCTGATCGAGGATGCGCTTTGTGCGGTCCAGGCGGCAGCCGAGGATGGCGTGGTCGCAGGCGGCGGTACGGCGCTGGCGCAGATCTCCGGCTGCCTCGACACGCTCGACGCGCTCGGCGACGTGGCCAAGGGCATCCAGCTAGTGCGTTCGATCCTGACCGAACCGGTCCGCCGCATTGCCCGCAATGCCGGGGCCGACGTGGCCGCCGTGGCGCACGCCGTGGCCGAGGGCCCGCCGGGCCACGGCTACAACGCCGCCACCGGCACCTACGGCAACATGTTCGAGTCCGGCATCGTCGATCCCGCCCGTGTGCCTGCCAGCGCGCTGGTCAACGCAGCCTCGGTCGCGACGCTGATCCTGACCACGGAAACCCTGGTCGGCGACCTCGAAGAAGGCGAGGCCGACCCGACCGAAGGCCCCGCCCGCGGTGGCGGTGCCGAGCTTCTGGGCCGCGCCTGA